A region of Culicoides brevitarsis isolate CSIRO-B50_1 chromosome 1, AGI_CSIRO_Cbre_v1, whole genome shotgun sequence DNA encodes the following proteins:
- the LOC134827000 gene encoding fatty acid-binding protein, muscle-like — MAPHWQGKKYKMVKSENFDEYMKALGVGLVFRKMGAAWKPSFELIKESDTKYLIRSTSSVKNVDLPFTIDVEFDETTTDGRKVKSTYTFENENKLVQHQKGDVDSTIIREFTETGFVATLTAKDVVCVRTYELE; from the exons atggCTCCTCACTGGCAAGGAAAGAAATACAAGATGGTCAAGTCGGAAAACTTTGACGAATACATGAAGGCATTGGGTGTTGGTCTCGTTTTCCGTAAGATGGGAGCCGCATGGAAACCCAGCTTCGAACTCATCAAGGAAAGtgacacaaaatatttgatcCGTTCCACGTCATCGGTTAAAAATGTCGATTTGCCGTTCACGATTGACGTTGAATTCGACGAGACAACGACGGATGGGCGCAAAGTCAAGTCAACGTACACGTTCGAGAACGAAAATAAGTTGGTGCAACACCAAAAAGGCGACGTTGACTCAACAATTATTCGTGAATTCACGGAAACTGGATTCGTTGCt acaTTGACCGCTAAGGATGTCGTTTGCGTCAGAACTTACGAATTGGagtaa
- the LOC134828215 gene encoding uncharacterized protein LOC134828215 encodes MDDDEEIIDWKSEALAVVNDIKDHVSGIELSNVLPSDETKIYLNVTTIEGEIFCIRLNSEGFLISGHGKDSRASEALENQQIYETPYSLLSAISKKFTESFGNRLINELSKLENRQ; translated from the coding sequence atggacgacgacgaagaaattaTCGATTGGAAGTCGGAAGCGCTTGCTGTAGTCAACGACATCAAAGATCACGTCTCCGGCATCGAGTTAAGTAACGTTCTTCCCTCGGATGAGACCAAAATCTACCTCAACGTGACGACAATCGAAGGAGAAATTTTCTGCATTCGTCTCAACAGCGaaggatttttaatttctggaCATGGAAAAGACTCCCGAGCCTCCGAAGCGCtcgaaaatcaacaaatttacGAGACCCCGTACTCGTTACTGTCAGCAATCTCCAAAAAATTCACCGAATCCTTCGGAAATCGACTAATTAATGAATTGAGTAAGTTAGAAAATCGACAATGA
- the LOC134827923 gene encoding ATP-dependent RNA helicase Ddx1 → MTAFEEFGVMPEIGKAVDEMDWLLPTDVQAEAIPLILGGGDVLMAAETGSGKTGAFCLPILQIVWETLKDLKEGKGKSGGDGVTIPPWTMSFFDRGNSMAITPDGMRCQSRDFKEWHGCRCTTGVANTGRYYFEATVEDEGLCRVGWSTQKASLDLGTDKWSFGFGGTGKKSHNRQFDNYGEAFGKNDVIGCLLDLVRLEVTFTKNGQNLGVAFKVPDHLRNETFYPAVVLKNAEMSFNFGNNPFKHQIPEGFVAVNKVEEQNKKINPFASANAAPSEFVQRPNAPQAIIIEPSRELAEQTFSQLQKFKRYLKDPAINELLLIGGVSVKDQMAKLQQGVDIIVATPGRLEDLINNGYVLLTHCRFFVLDEADGLLSQGYGQLIENLHKQIPKITSDGRRLQMIVCSATLHSFDVKKMADKLMHFPTWVDLKGEDAVPDTVHHVVCLVDPQKDTRWQNLRNHVQTDGVHAKDNVRPGNNTPETLSEAVKLLKGEYVVKAIEEHKMDRAIIFCRTKIDCDNLEKYLRFVGGERFSCVCLHGDRHPKERKDNLEKFKQQKVKFLICTDVAARGLDITGLPFAINVTLPDEKANYVHRIGRVGRAERMGLAISLVATVPEKVWYHGQWCSSRGKNCWNTNLTDVKGCCIWYNEKHYLAEIEDHLTMTITQISPDLKVPLNEFDGKVVYGEKRINKGTGYKDHVAQLVPIVKQLADLEAQAQQHFLKRLKV, encoded by the exons atgacaGCTTTTGAAG aattcggTGTCATGCCAGAAATCGGAAAAGCCGTCGACGAAATGGATTGGCTTCTCCCAACTGACGTACAAGCGGAAGCTATTCCCTTAATTCTCGGCGGAGGCGACGTTTTAATGGCTGCTGAAACCGGAAGCGGCAAAACTGGAGCCTTTTGTTTGCCAATTTTGCAAATTGTGTGGGAAACATTGAAAGATCTGAAAGAAGGCAAGGGCAAATCAGGCGGAGATGGCGTAACAATCCCTCCGTGGACCATGTCGTTCTTCGATCGTGGCAATTCGATGGCAATCACGCCCGATGGAATGCGTTGTCAATCGCGCGACTTCAAGGAATGGCATGGATGTCGTTGTACCACGGGCGTCGCGAACACAGGACGTTATTATTTCGAAGCAACTGTCGAAGACGAGGGATTATGTCGTGTTGGATGGTCCACGCAAAAGGCATCTCTCGATTTGGGGACAGATAAATGGAGTTTTGGCTTTGGCGGAACCGGAAAAAAGTCTCATAATCGCCAATTTGACAATTATGGAGAAGCTTTTGGCAAAAATGATGTTATTGGATGTCTTCTGGATTTGGTAAGGCTTGAAGTGACGTTCACGAAGAACGGGCAAAATCTCGGCGTGGCGTTTAAAGTCCCGGATCACTTGAGAAATGAGACTTTTTATCCAGCTGTCGTTCTAAAAAATGCGGAAATGTCATTTAATTTCGGAAATAATCCTTTTAAACATCAAATTCCTGAAGGATTTGTCGCCGTGAACAAAGTTGAAGagcaaaacaagaaaataaatccTTTTGCGTCGGCAAATGCTGCTCCGAGTGAATTTGTGCAACGCCCAAACGCTCCTCAGGCAATTATTATCGAGCCATCTCGTGAATTGGCGGAACAAACTTTTTCccaattgcaaaaatttaagagatacTTGAAAGATCCCGCCATAAATGAACTTTTGCTGATCGGAGGCGTCTCCGTAAAAGATCAAATGGCAAAATTACAACAAGGAGTCGACATAATTGTCGCTACGCCGGGTCGTTTGGAAGATCTCATCAACAACGGATACGTTCTTCTCACCCATTGTCGCTTTTTCGTACTTGACGAAGCAGATGGCTTGTTATCGCAAGGTTACGGGCAGCTAATTGAAAATCTTCACAAACAAATTCCCAAAATCACGTCAGATGGGCGTCGTTTGCAGATGATTGTCTGTTCCGCGACTCTCCATTCGTTcgatgtcaaaaaaatggcTGACAAATTGATGCATTTTCCAACGTGGGTCGATCTGAAGGGAGAAGATGCCGTTCCTGACACAGTTCATCACGTCGTTTGCCTCGTTGATCCGCAAAAAGACACGAGATGGCAAAATCTGAGGAATCACGTGCAAACTGATGGCGTTCATGCGAAAGATAACGTTCGCCCGGGAAATAATACGCCCGAAACGTTGTCGGAAGCGGTGAAATTGCTGAAAGGAGAATATGTCGTGAAGGCAATTGAAGAGCACAAAATGGATCGAgcgattattttttgtcgcaCGAAGATCGATTGCGATAATTTGGAGAAATATTTGCGATTTGTGGGAGGCGAAAGATTTTCGTGTGTTTGTTTGCACGGAGATCGTCATCCGAAAGAGAGAAAAGATAATTTGGAAAAGTTTAAACAGCAGAAagtaaagtttttgatttgtaCCGATGTTGCTGCTCGTGGTTTGGATATTACGGGATTGCCGTTTGCGATTAATGTTACGTTGCCTGATGAGAAGGCGAATTATGTG CATCGCATTGGTCGAGTAGGTCGTGCCGAACGCATGGGCTTGGCAATTTCGTTAGTAGCAACTGTCCCCGAAAAAGTTTGGTATCACGGACAATGGTGTTCATCGCGCGGTAAAAACTGCTGGAACACAAATCTCACTGACGTCAAAGGTTGTTGCATTTGGTACAACGAAAAGCATTATTTGGCAGAAATTGAAGATCATCTCACGATGACAATCACTCAAATTTCGCCTGATTTGAAAGTCCCGCTTAACGAATTTGACGGAAAAGTCGTGTACGGCGAGAAACGCATCAACAAGGGAACCGGCTACAAAGATCACGTCGCTCAATTGGTACCGATCGTCAAACAACTCGCCGACTTGGAGGCACAAGCCCAACAACATTTCCTCAAaagattaaaagtttaa